The following are from one region of the Candidatus Paceibacter sp. genome:
- a CDS encoding aminotransferase class IV translates to MPETKKNNFCYLNGKFLPFTEAGIALDDLGLLRGYGVFDALATLNNGKIFLYDEHYERLKNSSGRLGLNLPLGKEEMRAAITELLRKNNLEKAAVRIVITGGRALDMLYFDPNSPTFFILAKELKPLPKKLFESGAKLITADFGRYMPEIKTLNYQAAVKAFNEGKKTAKDFLEILYVSDGFVLEASTSNFFVFKNDVLITPSEGILKGTTRNLVIKLAKENGFSVEERELSFQEMKTADEAFITSTYKDITPIVQVDDFKIGEGKPGKNTKRLMQIFEEFVRNY, encoded by the coding sequence GTGCCGGAAACTAAAAAAAATAATTTTTGCTATCTCAACGGAAAATTTCTGCCATTTACGGAAGCTGGAATCGCTTTGGACGATCTGGGGTTGCTTCGTGGGTACGGCGTGTTTGACGCGCTGGCGACGCTAAACAACGGAAAAATTTTTTTATACGACGAACACTACGAAAGGCTCAAAAATTCTTCCGGGAGGCTCGGTCTTAATCTGCCGCTTGGCAAAGAAGAGATGAGAGCCGCGATTACGGAATTATTGCGAAAAAATAATCTGGAAAAAGCGGCCGTAAGGATTGTTATCACCGGCGGGCGGGCGCTTGATATGCTTTATTTCGACCCAAACTCGCCGACTTTTTTTATTTTAGCCAAGGAGCTTAAACCACTGCCGAAAAAATTATTTGAAAGCGGCGCTAAACTCATAACAGCCGATTTTGGCAGGTATATGCCGGAAATAAAAACGCTTAATTATCAGGCGGCGGTAAAAGCTTTTAATGAGGGCAAAAAAACCGCGAAAGATTTTCTGGAAATACTTTATGTTTCCGACGGATTTGTTTTGGAAGCTTCCACCAGCAACTTTTTTGTTTTCAAAAACGATGTTCTTATCACTCCGTCTGAAGGAATATTGAAGGGCACCACCAGAAATTTGGTGATAAAGTTGGCCAAAGAAAACGGTTTCTCGGTTGAGGAGAGGGAATTGTCGTTTCAAGAAATGAAGACGGCGGACGAAGCCTTCATCACCAGCACATACAAGGATATAACACCGATAGTCCAGGTGGACGACTTTAAAATCGGCGAGGGCAAACCGGGCAAAAACACCAAACGACTGATGCAAATTTTTGAAGAATTTGTAAGAAATTATTGA